Proteins encoded within one genomic window of Besnoitia besnoiti strain Bb-Ger1 chromosome II, whole genome shotgun sequence:
- a CDS encoding hypothetical protein (encoded by transcript BESB_034230), protein MPRRTEKGNEGETGMSLARADWKNLGAAIGAKGGRPPLCCETNTERASALERPRLLASTPARSRATEARRRDARGAAEAGDSTEAWRALQEQQGAQWEHVPRPEIESALECLLADKERQRATGVAWVVGPVGTGKSYAAQFTVQRVMRQAKSSNAVVLAFGMKAVAQSSFPVLLGVFQRSLTKQLLEQHAALLASSPFAVSRLPPSSLPPRSESSEASSAAAKPLRGPWICSAVEAAAPSFRADVAALLRAAAASPGASAASVRPPFGIRAGVSPADAKERHVRALRFAEMLEDDAAQPFAQWRGLLEFLLTQVPSFARQARLSERDPCDATSAAFGLLRMAAAHAENMEAAAASQDDISEYPTGQKWLQFFVAVLNAYTEATGACLSLWIDDVEILCVSRFLDERGPLFLSALNRIFLSPLTSAPLVLITADSLTSVRGVCLTPAERTEERHDAEREEMREQDEARRGRRNIEVVEVGDLSRQAVTDILVPRVTSIPEIPQALYVAVGGNCALLEKIAKGLMKLNGELWLEANRPLPPDHVKQVRDPDEAELARDATEEEERDWRWCERQKEFCRNITQDLLVEDVRLFEWRMNKFLALPLLEQLRQKQENEVHFLVTVFETIRYLLSRPYLLCKDLLHLDNVVILGLLDAGLLTVRFQPSRVQVSNEMYRHLLADYINVRYSLLSVDEKAKYNMNLLLNEKAIKFHVDRLSDF, encoded by the exons ATGCCTCGCCGGACAGAGAAAGGAAATGAGGGAGAAACGGGGATGAGCCTCGCTAGAGCCGACTGGAAGAATCTCGGCGCGGCCATCGGAGCGAAGGGCGGCCGacctcctctctgctgcgagACAAACACGGAGAGGGCC TCAGCTCTGGagcgtccgcggctgctggcgtcgacacccgcgcgctcgcgggcgactGAGGCGCGACGtagagacgcgcgcggcgccgcggaggccggagACAGCACTGAGGCCTGGCGAGCCCTCCAGGAGCAGCAAGGCGCCCAGTGGGAGCACGTGCCGCGCCCCGAGATCGAGAGTGCGCTCGAGTGTCTCCTTGCCGATAAAGAACGCCAGCGAGCCACAG GAGTCGCGTGGGTCGTGGGTCCGGTCGGTACAGGGAAGAGCTACGCTGCGCAGTTCACGGTGCAGAGGGTCATGCGCCAGGCGAAGTCCTCCAACGCCGTC GTGCTGGCTTTTGGCATGAAGGCCGTCGCGCAGTCGAGTTTCCCCGTTCTGCTTGGCGTCTTCCAGCGGTCGCTGACTAAGCAGCTTCTTGAGCAGCACGCCGCGTTGCTTGCGTCGTCTCCCTTTGCCgtctcgcgtcttccgccttcgtcgctgcctcctcggaGCGAGTCGTCGGaagcctcgtctgccgcagccaAGCCTCTGAGGGG TCCGTGGATCTGCTCCGCGGTTgaagccgctgcgccgtcctTCCGCGCGGACGTGGCGGCGCTccttcgcgctgcagcggcgtcgcctggcgcctctgctgcctcagtTCGGCCGCCGTTTGGGatccgcgccggcgtctccccgGCGGACGCGAAAGAACGCCACgtgcgcgcgcttcgcttcgcgGAGATGCttgaagacgacgcggcgcag CCTTTCGCGCAGTGGCGGGGTTTGCTCGAGTTCCTCCTCACGCAAGTGccttccttcgcgcgccaggcgcggctctccgAGCGAGACCCCTGCGACGCCACCAG CGCGGCGTTCGGGCTCCTGCGTatggctgcggcgcacgcagagaacatggaggctgccgcggcgagtcAGGACGACATCTCCGAGTACCCGACGGGTCAAAAA TGGCTACagttcttcgtcgccgttctCAACGCGTACACCGAGGCAACCGGA GCGTGCCTCAGCCTTTGGATCGACGACGTGGAgattctctgcgtctcgcgcttcctcgacgagcgcgggcctctctttctctccgcgTTGAACCGCATCTTTCTCTCC CCCCTGACTTCCGCCCCACTCGTACTCATCACGGCGGACTCTCTGACCAGCGTGCGCGGCGTGTGTCTCACGCCTGCAGAGCGGACAGAAGAGCGCCACGACGCTGAGCGCGAAGAAATGCGAGAGCAGGATGAGgcacgacgcggaagacgaaatATCGAAGTCGTTGAAGTGGGGGACCTCTCGCGGCAGGCCGTGAC AGACATCCTGGTTCCGCGCGTGACGTCCATTCCGGAGATTCCGCAGGCGCTCTACGTGGCCGTTGGCGGCAACTGCGCGCTCCTCGAAAAAATTGCAAA AGGCTTAATGAAGTTGAATGGAGAACTGTGGCTGGAAGCGAACCGTCCCTTGCCGCCGGATCATGTCAAGCAG GTCCGCGAccccgacgaggcggagctcgctagagacgcgacggaggaggaagagcgagacTGGCGCTGGTGTGAAAGGCAGAAGGAATTCTGCAGGAACATCACTCAAGATCTTCTCGTAGAG GATGTGCGACTCTTTGAGTGGCGGATGAACAAattcctcgcgctgcctcttctcgagcagctgcggcaaaAACAAGAAAATGAAGTCCACTTCCTCGTCACA GTTTTTGAGACGATTCGCTACTTGCTTTCGAGGCCTTATCTCCTCTGCAAGGACCTTCTTCATCTTGACAACGTCGTCATTCTC GGCCTCCTGGACGCGGGGCTTTTGACGGTGCGCTTTCAGCCGAGTCGCGTGCAAGTTTCGAACGAGATGTACAGACACCTGCTCGCGGACTACATCAACGTTCGCTACA GTCTTCTCTCCGTCGACGAGAAGGCCAAATACAACATGAACCTCCTTCTGAACGAGAAGGCGATCAAGTTTCACGTCGACCGGCTTTCCGATTTTTAA